In Vitis vinifera cultivar Pinot Noir 40024 chromosome 11, ASM3070453v1, a genomic segment contains:
- the LOC104880649 gene encoding protein MLN51 homolog isoform X5, with the protein MEGEEDALNENDSDDSMLPMARRRREASDEDDDGSEFEDRARSRTVDRSARFGSGNESDGLSEAQLSDNDEESYTEEEEVDEVEVLVELPESDAERTGLHGEDKRNEEKMNLEPFLVPKFGSFYLHDDRSRDTGGRGRRRRVVSGSKLWETKDEQKWGHDKFEEMMQQERQHQESNVRRISSDRSQGNSKSQGHGSGNVKGTRYRPHENSDNQNKSSKVVRGRGPIRYKSLTRSKNIIPSTKSKQSGQSLETTSNTNSERVLLHTSDSQSVPLARMKCVAASSSSSAWLYPDGSTSHLSVAQKWDAKPGGTSGCQLMSVLLDENFAVSKPGVFQQRNTLAHPVDPNPFRFKSVHPVGGHCLTNLPSHSSVSLSTDTGGSPLSLDQGWHPSVQPRPLQGTVQPPLWGPVQKSSQHSEFGSQASSEVLAVNSSESGALVSLPGGKSKHALDGKGTVIVEGNKRGNLYRRGGQNFPATPGNFPVMQFGDQHHGGLGFPPVCTCLTCYSSLSEHGFGNSDIAWQRAQTWLVVAEYLQMNLDMKFGNKNSNLTDIQR; encoded by the exons ATGGAAGGGGAAGAAGACGCTTTGAATGAGAACGATTCAGACGACTCCATGTTGCCAATGGCGAGGCGAAGGAGAGAAGCGAGTGACGAGGATGACGATGGCAGTGAATTCGAGGACAGAGCAAGGTCTCGCACGGTTGATCGTAGTGCCCGCTTTGGCTCCGGCAATGAATCTGACGGTCTCAGTGAGGCACAGCTGTCTGATAATGATGAAGAATCATATACAGAAGAGGAAGAAGTGGACGAGGTTGAGGTATTGGTGGAGCTGCCGGAATCGGATGCGGAGCGGACAGGGCTTCACGGTGAGGATAAGCGAAACGAAGAGAAGATGAATTTGGAACCGTTCTTGGTTCCGAAATTCGGCTCTTTCTACTTGCACGATGATCGGTCCAGAGATACAGGTGGTCGTGGTCGGCGCCG GCGTGTTGTTAGCGGAAGTAAGTTGTGGGAGACCAAAGATGAACAGAAATGGGGCCATGACAAGTTTGAAGAGATGATGCAGCAGGAAAGGCAACATCAGGAGTCTAAT GTAAGGAGGATTAGTTCAGATCGTTCTCAAGGTAATAGTAAGAGTCAAGGCCATGGAAGTGGCAATGTGAAAGGAACCAGGTATAGACCCCATGAAAACTCTGACAATCAGAACAAATCATCAAAAGTTGTAAGAGGGAGAGGGCCTATAAGATATAAATCTCTAACAAGGAGCAAAAATATAATCCCATCAACAAAAAGCAAACA GTCTGGACAGTCCCTGGAAACAACTTCAAACACCAATTCAGAGAGAGTATTATTACACACTTCAGATTCACAGTCTGTTCCGCTTGCCCGTATGAAGTGTGTTGCTGCATCAAGTTCGAGTTCTGCTTGGCTTTATCCAGATGGTTCTACCAGTCATCTCTCTGTCGCACAGAAATGGGATGCAAAACCTGGAGGTACCAGTGGATGTCAGCTGATGTCTGTATTGCTGGACGAGAATTTTGCTGTGTCAAAACCTGGTGTTTTTCAACAACGGAACACTTTAGCTCATCCTGTTGACCCCAATCCGTTCCGCTTTAAGTCTGTTCATCCGGTTGGTGGACATTGTTTGACCAATCTGCCTTCACATTCTTCTGTGAGCCTGTCAACTGATACGGGTGGATCTCCCCTTTCCTTGGATCAG GGATGGCATCCTTCTGTTCAACCAAGGCCCCTTCAAGGCACAGTTCAACCTCCTTTATGGGGTCCTGTACAGAAGTCGAGTCAGCATTCTGAGTTTGGATCTCAAGCTTCTTCTGAAGTCTTGGCAGTGAATTCATCTGAATCTGGAGCATTGGTATCTCTACCAGGAGgtaaatcaaaacatgcattgGATGGAAAAGGAACAGTCATTGTCGAAGGAAATAAAAGGGGTAACCTATATAGAAGAGGCGGTCAGAACTTTCCTGCTACCCCAGGAAATTTTCCAG TGATGCAATTTGGTGACCAGCATCATGGTGGTCTTGGATTTCCTCCTGTTTGTACGTGTCTCACTTGTTATTCGTCTCTATCCGAACATGGTTTTGGCAATTCTGATATAGCATG GCAACGGGCACAAACATGGCTAGTGGTGGCAGAATACCTACAGATGAACCTG GACATGAagtttggcaacaaaaattcAAACCTCACAG ATATTCAAAGATGA
- the LOC100244080 gene encoding protein SODIUM POTASSIUM ROOT DEFECTIVE 2: protein MGKLSFGRVLDCFCLSSGSTSCFCINSLEAQDEFERKPLIVSDDDRQLVRLKDVIAEKQTLAFQLKPKMVVLRVSMHCNGCARKVEKHISKMEGVTSYQVDLESKMVVVVGDIVPLEVLESVSKVKVAELWKTP, encoded by the exons ATGGGGAAACTCAGTTTTGGCAGGGTGTTAGATTGTTTTTGTCTTTCTTCGGGATCGACCTCTTGTTTCTGCATCAACTCCTTGGAAGCCCAAGATGAGTTTGAGAGAAAGCCATTGATTGTCAGTGATGATGATAGGCAGCTGGTCAGACTGAAGGATGTTATTGCTGAGAAGCAGACCCTGGCTTTTCAGTTAAAGCCTAAG ATGGTGGTGCTAAGGGTGTCCATGCACTGCAATGGTTGTGCAAGAAAAGTTGAGAAGCATATCTCGAAGATGGAAG gaGTGACCTCCTACCAAGTGGACCTAGAAAGCAAGATGGTGGTGGTTGTTGGAGACATTGTCCCCTTAGAAGTGTTGGAGAGTGTCTCTAAAGTGAAGGTTGCAGAGCTTTGGAAGACCCCATGA
- the LOC104880649 gene encoding protein MLN51 homolog isoform X3 translates to MEGEEDALNENDSDDSMLPMARRRREASDEDDDGSEFEDRARSRTVDRSARFGSGNESDGLSEAQLSDNDEESYTEEEEVDEVEVLVELPESDAERTGLHGEDKRNEEKMNLEPFLVPKFGSFYLHDDRSRDTGGRGRRRRVVSGSKLWETKDEQKWGHDKFEEMMQQERQHQESNVRRISSDRSQGNSKSQGHGSGNVKGTRYRPHENSDNQNKSSKVVRGRGPIRYKSLTRSKNIIPSTKSKQSGQSLETTSNTNSERVLLHTSDSQSVPLARMKCVAASSSSSAWLYPDGSTSHLSVAQKWDAKPGGTSGCQLMSVLLDENFAVSKPGVFQQRNTLAHPVDPNPFRFKSVHPVGGHCLTNLPSHSSVSLSTDTGGSPLSLDQGWHPSVQPRPLQGTVQPPLWGPVQKSSQHSEFGSQASSEVLAVNSSESGALVSLPGGKSKHALDGKGTVIVEGNKRGNLYRRGGQNFPATPGNFPVMQFGDQHHGGLGFPPVCTCLTCYSSLSEHGFGNSDIACKATGTNMASGGRIPTDEPGHEVWQQKFKPHRYSKMNFDKQSE, encoded by the exons ATGGAAGGGGAAGAAGACGCTTTGAATGAGAACGATTCAGACGACTCCATGTTGCCAATGGCGAGGCGAAGGAGAGAAGCGAGTGACGAGGATGACGATGGCAGTGAATTCGAGGACAGAGCAAGGTCTCGCACGGTTGATCGTAGTGCCCGCTTTGGCTCCGGCAATGAATCTGACGGTCTCAGTGAGGCACAGCTGTCTGATAATGATGAAGAATCATATACAGAAGAGGAAGAAGTGGACGAGGTTGAGGTATTGGTGGAGCTGCCGGAATCGGATGCGGAGCGGACAGGGCTTCACGGTGAGGATAAGCGAAACGAAGAGAAGATGAATTTGGAACCGTTCTTGGTTCCGAAATTCGGCTCTTTCTACTTGCACGATGATCGGTCCAGAGATACAGGTGGTCGTGGTCGGCGCCG GCGTGTTGTTAGCGGAAGTAAGTTGTGGGAGACCAAAGATGAACAGAAATGGGGCCATGACAAGTTTGAAGAGATGATGCAGCAGGAAAGGCAACATCAGGAGTCTAAT GTAAGGAGGATTAGTTCAGATCGTTCTCAAGGTAATAGTAAGAGTCAAGGCCATGGAAGTGGCAATGTGAAAGGAACCAGGTATAGACCCCATGAAAACTCTGACAATCAGAACAAATCATCAAAAGTTGTAAGAGGGAGAGGGCCTATAAGATATAAATCTCTAACAAGGAGCAAAAATATAATCCCATCAACAAAAAGCAAACA GTCTGGACAGTCCCTGGAAACAACTTCAAACACCAATTCAGAGAGAGTATTATTACACACTTCAGATTCACAGTCTGTTCCGCTTGCCCGTATGAAGTGTGTTGCTGCATCAAGTTCGAGTTCTGCTTGGCTTTATCCAGATGGTTCTACCAGTCATCTCTCTGTCGCACAGAAATGGGATGCAAAACCTGGAGGTACCAGTGGATGTCAGCTGATGTCTGTATTGCTGGACGAGAATTTTGCTGTGTCAAAACCTGGTGTTTTTCAACAACGGAACACTTTAGCTCATCCTGTTGACCCCAATCCGTTCCGCTTTAAGTCTGTTCATCCGGTTGGTGGACATTGTTTGACCAATCTGCCTTCACATTCTTCTGTGAGCCTGTCAACTGATACGGGTGGATCTCCCCTTTCCTTGGATCAG GGATGGCATCCTTCTGTTCAACCAAGGCCCCTTCAAGGCACAGTTCAACCTCCTTTATGGGGTCCTGTACAGAAGTCGAGTCAGCATTCTGAGTTTGGATCTCAAGCTTCTTCTGAAGTCTTGGCAGTGAATTCATCTGAATCTGGAGCATTGGTATCTCTACCAGGAGgtaaatcaaaacatgcattgGATGGAAAAGGAACAGTCATTGTCGAAGGAAATAAAAGGGGTAACCTATATAGAAGAGGCGGTCAGAACTTTCCTGCTACCCCAGGAAATTTTCCAG TGATGCAATTTGGTGACCAGCATCATGGTGGTCTTGGATTTCCTCCTGTTTGTACGTGTCTCACTTGTTATTCGTCTCTATCCGAACATGGTTTTGGCAATTCTGATATAGCATG CAAGGCAACGGGCACAAACATGGCTAGTGGTGGCAGAATACCTACAGATGAACCTG GACATGAagtttggcaacaaaaattcAAACCTCACAG ATATTCAAAGATGAACTTTGACAAGCAAAGTGAATAG
- the LOC104880649 gene encoding protein MLN51 homolog isoform X2, translated as MEGEEDALNENDSDDSMLPMARRRREASDEDDDGSEFEDRARSRTVDRSARFGSGNESDGLSEAQLSDNDEESYTEEEEVDEVEVLVELPESDAERTGLHGEDKRNEEKMNLEPFLVPKFGSFYLHDDRSRDTGGRGRRRRVVSGSKLWETKDEQKWGHDKFEEMMQQERQHQESNVRRISSDRSQGNSKSQGHGSGNVKGTRYRPHENSDNQNKSSKVVRGRGPIRYKSLTRSKNIIPSTKSKQSGQSLETTSNTNSERVLLHTSDSQSVPLARMKCVAASSSSSAWLYPDGSTSHLSVAQKWDAKPGGTSGCQLMSVLLDENFAVSKPGVFQQRNTLAHPVDPNPFRFKSVHPVGGHCLTNLPSHSSVSLSTDTGGSPLSLDQGWHPSVQPRPLQGTVQPPLWGPVQKSSQHSEFGSQASSEVLAVNSSESGALVSLPGGKSKHALDGKGTVIVEGNKRGNLYRRGGQNFPATPGNFPVMQFGDQHHGGLGFPPVCTCLTCYSSLSEHGFGNSDIAWCQTPMLPILVAATVGLGAACCSPYIAAHPVRQASPVGVSGKATGTNMASGGRIPTDEPGHEVWQQKFKPHRYSKMNFDKQSE; from the exons ATGGAAGGGGAAGAAGACGCTTTGAATGAGAACGATTCAGACGACTCCATGTTGCCAATGGCGAGGCGAAGGAGAGAAGCGAGTGACGAGGATGACGATGGCAGTGAATTCGAGGACAGAGCAAGGTCTCGCACGGTTGATCGTAGTGCCCGCTTTGGCTCCGGCAATGAATCTGACGGTCTCAGTGAGGCACAGCTGTCTGATAATGATGAAGAATCATATACAGAAGAGGAAGAAGTGGACGAGGTTGAGGTATTGGTGGAGCTGCCGGAATCGGATGCGGAGCGGACAGGGCTTCACGGTGAGGATAAGCGAAACGAAGAGAAGATGAATTTGGAACCGTTCTTGGTTCCGAAATTCGGCTCTTTCTACTTGCACGATGATCGGTCCAGAGATACAGGTGGTCGTGGTCGGCGCCG GCGTGTTGTTAGCGGAAGTAAGTTGTGGGAGACCAAAGATGAACAGAAATGGGGCCATGACAAGTTTGAAGAGATGATGCAGCAGGAAAGGCAACATCAGGAGTCTAAT GTAAGGAGGATTAGTTCAGATCGTTCTCAAGGTAATAGTAAGAGTCAAGGCCATGGAAGTGGCAATGTGAAAGGAACCAGGTATAGACCCCATGAAAACTCTGACAATCAGAACAAATCATCAAAAGTTGTAAGAGGGAGAGGGCCTATAAGATATAAATCTCTAACAAGGAGCAAAAATATAATCCCATCAACAAAAAGCAAACA GTCTGGACAGTCCCTGGAAACAACTTCAAACACCAATTCAGAGAGAGTATTATTACACACTTCAGATTCACAGTCTGTTCCGCTTGCCCGTATGAAGTGTGTTGCTGCATCAAGTTCGAGTTCTGCTTGGCTTTATCCAGATGGTTCTACCAGTCATCTCTCTGTCGCACAGAAATGGGATGCAAAACCTGGAGGTACCAGTGGATGTCAGCTGATGTCTGTATTGCTGGACGAGAATTTTGCTGTGTCAAAACCTGGTGTTTTTCAACAACGGAACACTTTAGCTCATCCTGTTGACCCCAATCCGTTCCGCTTTAAGTCTGTTCATCCGGTTGGTGGACATTGTTTGACCAATCTGCCTTCACATTCTTCTGTGAGCCTGTCAACTGATACGGGTGGATCTCCCCTTTCCTTGGATCAG GGATGGCATCCTTCTGTTCAACCAAGGCCCCTTCAAGGCACAGTTCAACCTCCTTTATGGGGTCCTGTACAGAAGTCGAGTCAGCATTCTGAGTTTGGATCTCAAGCTTCTTCTGAAGTCTTGGCAGTGAATTCATCTGAATCTGGAGCATTGGTATCTCTACCAGGAGgtaaatcaaaacatgcattgGATGGAAAAGGAACAGTCATTGTCGAAGGAAATAAAAGGGGTAACCTATATAGAAGAGGCGGTCAGAACTTTCCTGCTACCCCAGGAAATTTTCCAG TGATGCAATTTGGTGACCAGCATCATGGTGGTCTTGGATTTCCTCCTGTTTGTACGTGTCTCACTTGTTATTCGTCTCTATCCGAACATGGTTTTGGCAATTCTGATATAGCATG GTGTCAAACCCCCATGTTGCCAATTTTGGTGGCTGCTACGGTAGGTTTAGGTGCTGCATGTTGTTCTCCCTACATTGCTGCTCATCCAGTGAGACAAGCATCTCCTGTTGGAGTATCTGG CAAGGCAACGGGCACAAACATGGCTAGTGGTGGCAGAATACCTACAGATGAACCTG GACATGAagtttggcaacaaaaattcAAACCTCACAG ATATTCAAAGATGAACTTTGACAAGCAAAGTGAATAG
- the LOC104880649 gene encoding protein MLN51 homolog isoform X6, which produces MEGEEDALNENDSDDSMLPMARRRREASDEDDDGSEFEDRARSRTVDRSARFGSGNESDGLSEAQLSDNDEESYTEEEEVDEVEVLVELPESDAERTGLHGEDKRNEEKMNLEPFLVPKFGSFYLHDDRSRDTGGRGRRRRVVSGSKLWETKDEQKWGHDKFEEMMQQERQHQESNVRRISSDRSQGNSKSQGHGSGNVKGTRYRPHENSDNQNKSSKVVRGRGPIRYKSLTRSKNIIPSTKSKQSGQSLETTSNTNSERVLLHTSDSQSVPLARMKCVAASSSSSAWLYPDGSTSHLSVAQKWDAKPGGTSGCQLMSVLLDENFAVSKPGVFQQRNTLAHPVDPNPFRFKSVHPVGGHCLTNLPSHSSVSLSTDTGGSPLSLDQGWHPSVQPRPLQGTVQPPLWGPVQKSSQHSEFGSQASSEVLAVNSSESGALVSLPGGKSKHALDGKGTVIVEGNKRGNLYRRGGQNFPATPGNFPVMQFGDQHHGGLGFPPVCTCLTCYSSLSEHGFGNSDIAWLSGSARWICD; this is translated from the exons ATGGAAGGGGAAGAAGACGCTTTGAATGAGAACGATTCAGACGACTCCATGTTGCCAATGGCGAGGCGAAGGAGAGAAGCGAGTGACGAGGATGACGATGGCAGTGAATTCGAGGACAGAGCAAGGTCTCGCACGGTTGATCGTAGTGCCCGCTTTGGCTCCGGCAATGAATCTGACGGTCTCAGTGAGGCACAGCTGTCTGATAATGATGAAGAATCATATACAGAAGAGGAAGAAGTGGACGAGGTTGAGGTATTGGTGGAGCTGCCGGAATCGGATGCGGAGCGGACAGGGCTTCACGGTGAGGATAAGCGAAACGAAGAGAAGATGAATTTGGAACCGTTCTTGGTTCCGAAATTCGGCTCTTTCTACTTGCACGATGATCGGTCCAGAGATACAGGTGGTCGTGGTCGGCGCCG GCGTGTTGTTAGCGGAAGTAAGTTGTGGGAGACCAAAGATGAACAGAAATGGGGCCATGACAAGTTTGAAGAGATGATGCAGCAGGAAAGGCAACATCAGGAGTCTAAT GTAAGGAGGATTAGTTCAGATCGTTCTCAAGGTAATAGTAAGAGTCAAGGCCATGGAAGTGGCAATGTGAAAGGAACCAGGTATAGACCCCATGAAAACTCTGACAATCAGAACAAATCATCAAAAGTTGTAAGAGGGAGAGGGCCTATAAGATATAAATCTCTAACAAGGAGCAAAAATATAATCCCATCAACAAAAAGCAAACA GTCTGGACAGTCCCTGGAAACAACTTCAAACACCAATTCAGAGAGAGTATTATTACACACTTCAGATTCACAGTCTGTTCCGCTTGCCCGTATGAAGTGTGTTGCTGCATCAAGTTCGAGTTCTGCTTGGCTTTATCCAGATGGTTCTACCAGTCATCTCTCTGTCGCACAGAAATGGGATGCAAAACCTGGAGGTACCAGTGGATGTCAGCTGATGTCTGTATTGCTGGACGAGAATTTTGCTGTGTCAAAACCTGGTGTTTTTCAACAACGGAACACTTTAGCTCATCCTGTTGACCCCAATCCGTTCCGCTTTAAGTCTGTTCATCCGGTTGGTGGACATTGTTTGACCAATCTGCCTTCACATTCTTCTGTGAGCCTGTCAACTGATACGGGTGGATCTCCCCTTTCCTTGGATCAG GGATGGCATCCTTCTGTTCAACCAAGGCCCCTTCAAGGCACAGTTCAACCTCCTTTATGGGGTCCTGTACAGAAGTCGAGTCAGCATTCTGAGTTTGGATCTCAAGCTTCTTCTGAAGTCTTGGCAGTGAATTCATCTGAATCTGGAGCATTGGTATCTCTACCAGGAGgtaaatcaaaacatgcattgGATGGAAAAGGAACAGTCATTGTCGAAGGAAATAAAAGGGGTAACCTATATAGAAGAGGCGGTCAGAACTTTCCTGCTACCCCAGGAAATTTTCCAG TGATGCAATTTGGTGACCAGCATCATGGTGGTCTTGGATTTCCTCCTGTTTGTACGTGTCTCACTTGTTATTCGTCTCTATCCGAACATGGTTTTGGCAATTCTGATATAGCATG GTTGTCCGGATCAGCAAGGTGGATTTGTGATTGA
- the LOC104880649 gene encoding protein MLN51 homolog isoform X1: protein MEGEEDALNENDSDDSMLPMARRRREASDEDDDGSEFEDRARSRTVDRSARFGSGNESDGLSEAQLSDNDEESYTEEEEVDEVEVLVELPESDAERTGLHGEDKRNEEKMNLEPFLVPKFGSFYLHDDRSRDTGGRGRRRRVVSGSKLWETKDEQKWGHDKFEEMMQQERQHQESNVRRISSDRSQGNSKSQGHGSGNVKGTRYRPHENSDNQNKSSKVVRGRGPIRYKSLTRSKNIIPSTKSKQSGQSLETTSNTNSERVLLHTSDSQSVPLARMKCVAASSSSSAWLYPDGSTSHLSVAQKWDAKPGGTSGCQLMSVLLDENFAVSKPGVFQQRNTLAHPVDPNPFRFKSVHPVGGHCLTNLPSHSSVSLSTDTGGSPLSLDQGWHPSVQPRPLQGTVQPPLWGPVQKSSQHSEFGSQASSEVLAVNSSESGALVSLPGGKSKHALDGKGTVIVEGNKRGNLYRRGGQNFPATPGNFPVMQFGDQHHGGLGFPPVCTCLTCYSSLSEHGFGNSDIAWDRCQTPMLPILVAATVGLGAACCSPYIAAHPVRQASPVGVSGKATGTNMASGGRIPTDEPGHEVWQQKFKPHRYSKMNFDKQSE, encoded by the exons ATGGAAGGGGAAGAAGACGCTTTGAATGAGAACGATTCAGACGACTCCATGTTGCCAATGGCGAGGCGAAGGAGAGAAGCGAGTGACGAGGATGACGATGGCAGTGAATTCGAGGACAGAGCAAGGTCTCGCACGGTTGATCGTAGTGCCCGCTTTGGCTCCGGCAATGAATCTGACGGTCTCAGTGAGGCACAGCTGTCTGATAATGATGAAGAATCATATACAGAAGAGGAAGAAGTGGACGAGGTTGAGGTATTGGTGGAGCTGCCGGAATCGGATGCGGAGCGGACAGGGCTTCACGGTGAGGATAAGCGAAACGAAGAGAAGATGAATTTGGAACCGTTCTTGGTTCCGAAATTCGGCTCTTTCTACTTGCACGATGATCGGTCCAGAGATACAGGTGGTCGTGGTCGGCGCCG GCGTGTTGTTAGCGGAAGTAAGTTGTGGGAGACCAAAGATGAACAGAAATGGGGCCATGACAAGTTTGAAGAGATGATGCAGCAGGAAAGGCAACATCAGGAGTCTAAT GTAAGGAGGATTAGTTCAGATCGTTCTCAAGGTAATAGTAAGAGTCAAGGCCATGGAAGTGGCAATGTGAAAGGAACCAGGTATAGACCCCATGAAAACTCTGACAATCAGAACAAATCATCAAAAGTTGTAAGAGGGAGAGGGCCTATAAGATATAAATCTCTAACAAGGAGCAAAAATATAATCCCATCAACAAAAAGCAAACA GTCTGGACAGTCCCTGGAAACAACTTCAAACACCAATTCAGAGAGAGTATTATTACACACTTCAGATTCACAGTCTGTTCCGCTTGCCCGTATGAAGTGTGTTGCTGCATCAAGTTCGAGTTCTGCTTGGCTTTATCCAGATGGTTCTACCAGTCATCTCTCTGTCGCACAGAAATGGGATGCAAAACCTGGAGGTACCAGTGGATGTCAGCTGATGTCTGTATTGCTGGACGAGAATTTTGCTGTGTCAAAACCTGGTGTTTTTCAACAACGGAACACTTTAGCTCATCCTGTTGACCCCAATCCGTTCCGCTTTAAGTCTGTTCATCCGGTTGGTGGACATTGTTTGACCAATCTGCCTTCACATTCTTCTGTGAGCCTGTCAACTGATACGGGTGGATCTCCCCTTTCCTTGGATCAG GGATGGCATCCTTCTGTTCAACCAAGGCCCCTTCAAGGCACAGTTCAACCTCCTTTATGGGGTCCTGTACAGAAGTCGAGTCAGCATTCTGAGTTTGGATCTCAAGCTTCTTCTGAAGTCTTGGCAGTGAATTCATCTGAATCTGGAGCATTGGTATCTCTACCAGGAGgtaaatcaaaacatgcattgGATGGAAAAGGAACAGTCATTGTCGAAGGAAATAAAAGGGGTAACCTATATAGAAGAGGCGGTCAGAACTTTCCTGCTACCCCAGGAAATTTTCCAG TGATGCAATTTGGTGACCAGCATCATGGTGGTCTTGGATTTCCTCCTGTTTGTACGTGTCTCACTTGTTATTCGTCTCTATCCGAACATGGTTTTGGCAATTCTGATATAGCATG GGACAGGTGTCAAACCCCCATGTTGCCAATTTTGGTGGCTGCTACGGTAGGTTTAGGTGCTGCATGTTGTTCTCCCTACATTGCTGCTCATCCAGTGAGACAAGCATCTCCTGTTGGAGTATCTGG CAAGGCAACGGGCACAAACATGGCTAGTGGTGGCAGAATACCTACAGATGAACCTG GACATGAagtttggcaacaaaaattcAAACCTCACAG ATATTCAAAGATGAACTTTGACAAGCAAAGTGAATAG
- the LOC104880649 gene encoding protein MLN51 homolog isoform X4: MEGEEDALNENDSDDSMLPMARRRREASDEDDDGSEFEDRARSRTVDRSARFGSGNESDGLSEAQLSDNDEESYTEEEEVDEVEVLVELPESDAERTGLHGEDKRNEEKMNLEPFLVPKFGSFYLHDDRSRDTGGRGRRRRVVSGSKLWETKDEQKWGHDKFEEMMQQERQHQESNVRRISSDRSQGNSKSQGHGSGNVKGTRSGQSLETTSNTNSERVLLHTSDSQSVPLARMKCVAASSSSSAWLYPDGSTSHLSVAQKWDAKPGGTSGCQLMSVLLDENFAVSKPGVFQQRNTLAHPVDPNPFRFKSVHPVGGHCLTNLPSHSSVSLSTDTGGSPLSLDQGWHPSVQPRPLQGTVQPPLWGPVQKSSQHSEFGSQASSEVLAVNSSESGALVSLPGGKSKHALDGKGTVIVEGNKRGNLYRRGGQNFPATPGNFPVMQFGDQHHGGLGFPPVCTCLTCYSSLSEHGFGNSDIAWDRCQTPMLPILVAATVGLGAACCSPYIAAHPVRQASPVGVSGKATGTNMASGGRIPTDEPGHEVWQQKFKPHRYSKMNFDKQSE; the protein is encoded by the exons ATGGAAGGGGAAGAAGACGCTTTGAATGAGAACGATTCAGACGACTCCATGTTGCCAATGGCGAGGCGAAGGAGAGAAGCGAGTGACGAGGATGACGATGGCAGTGAATTCGAGGACAGAGCAAGGTCTCGCACGGTTGATCGTAGTGCCCGCTTTGGCTCCGGCAATGAATCTGACGGTCTCAGTGAGGCACAGCTGTCTGATAATGATGAAGAATCATATACAGAAGAGGAAGAAGTGGACGAGGTTGAGGTATTGGTGGAGCTGCCGGAATCGGATGCGGAGCGGACAGGGCTTCACGGTGAGGATAAGCGAAACGAAGAGAAGATGAATTTGGAACCGTTCTTGGTTCCGAAATTCGGCTCTTTCTACTTGCACGATGATCGGTCCAGAGATACAGGTGGTCGTGGTCGGCGCCG GCGTGTTGTTAGCGGAAGTAAGTTGTGGGAGACCAAAGATGAACAGAAATGGGGCCATGACAAGTTTGAAGAGATGATGCAGCAGGAAAGGCAACATCAGGAGTCTAAT GTAAGGAGGATTAGTTCAGATCGTTCTCAAGGTAATAGTAAGAGTCAAGGCCATGGAAGTGGCAATGTGAAAGGAACCAG GTCTGGACAGTCCCTGGAAACAACTTCAAACACCAATTCAGAGAGAGTATTATTACACACTTCAGATTCACAGTCTGTTCCGCTTGCCCGTATGAAGTGTGTTGCTGCATCAAGTTCGAGTTCTGCTTGGCTTTATCCAGATGGTTCTACCAGTCATCTCTCTGTCGCACAGAAATGGGATGCAAAACCTGGAGGTACCAGTGGATGTCAGCTGATGTCTGTATTGCTGGACGAGAATTTTGCTGTGTCAAAACCTGGTGTTTTTCAACAACGGAACACTTTAGCTCATCCTGTTGACCCCAATCCGTTCCGCTTTAAGTCTGTTCATCCGGTTGGTGGACATTGTTTGACCAATCTGCCTTCACATTCTTCTGTGAGCCTGTCAACTGATACGGGTGGATCTCCCCTTTCCTTGGATCAG GGATGGCATCCTTCTGTTCAACCAAGGCCCCTTCAAGGCACAGTTCAACCTCCTTTATGGGGTCCTGTACAGAAGTCGAGTCAGCATTCTGAGTTTGGATCTCAAGCTTCTTCTGAAGTCTTGGCAGTGAATTCATCTGAATCTGGAGCATTGGTATCTCTACCAGGAGgtaaatcaaaacatgcattgGATGGAAAAGGAACAGTCATTGTCGAAGGAAATAAAAGGGGTAACCTATATAGAAGAGGCGGTCAGAACTTTCCTGCTACCCCAGGAAATTTTCCAG TGATGCAATTTGGTGACCAGCATCATGGTGGTCTTGGATTTCCTCCTGTTTGTACGTGTCTCACTTGTTATTCGTCTCTATCCGAACATGGTTTTGGCAATTCTGATATAGCATG GGACAGGTGTCAAACCCCCATGTTGCCAATTTTGGTGGCTGCTACGGTAGGTTTAGGTGCTGCATGTTGTTCTCCCTACATTGCTGCTCATCCAGTGAGACAAGCATCTCCTGTTGGAGTATCTGG CAAGGCAACGGGCACAAACATGGCTAGTGGTGGCAGAATACCTACAGATGAACCTG GACATGAagtttggcaacaaaaattcAAACCTCACAG ATATTCAAAGATGAACTTTGACAAGCAAAGTGAATAG